CCAGCGTGCCGCTGGGCCGAGCGTACCGCGCAGGCCTGCTGGAACTACGCTAGGCCGGCTGGCGCCACGGGCCAACCCGCCGTCGCGGCACCCTCAGGCGCCGTGGATCAGCTTAGTCAGCGCGGGCACGAGACCCATCGAGCGGGCGTAGGTGGCCAGTTGGCCCCGGTGGTACTCCTCGTGGGAGATGCCGTGATGCAGCCACGCCAGGCGGGTGCCGTACTGGCCGTCGAAGCGACGGACGGTCTGGAGTATTCCCACCTCGCCCGCGGCGCGGAGCTTGCCCAGGCCGTCCTCCAGCGTCTCTTGAAGCAGCTTCCGCAACGCCGTCGGGCCCGCATCGACCGGCAGGCCGGCCGCGTGCTCGGCGATGAGCTGCTGGAAAGCAAGCCTCTTGAAGTCGCCGTCGGGGCGTCCCAACTCGCCGGCCATCATCAGTCCCGCCTCGGTGACGTGGAGCAGCAGCTCACGCACGCTCTTGGCCTCGGGGTGGGGTCGCCAGTCGTAGCCGTCGTCGGGGATGTTCTCGGCCTCGTCCAGGACGCCGCTGCGGGTGTACGCCCACGCCTCCAGCGCTTCCTCGAGCAAGGTTGTGGGAGCTTGGCTCATGAACGCCTCGATCTTCACGGTAGCAGCGCGTTGTCCGTCCACGTAGACTAACCGTGGAACGCGCCGCCGGCACCGGAGACTGCCCTTTTGAGACCAGAGGAACTCAGGCCTCGCCAGGCTCGCGACGCCGCGACCGAGGAAGAGCTGCGCGCCATCATCGAGCGCGAGTTCGCCGTCATCGGGCGTGGCCACGGCACGGTAGACGGCCTGGACAAGGCCACGGGCCGCAAGGTCTACACGGACGACATCGCGCTTCCGGCCATGCTGCACGCCAAGATCCTGCGGTCCACCGAGGCGCACGCGCGCATCTCGTCGATCGACGCGTCGCGGGCGCTGGCGCTCCCGGGCGTGCACGCCGTGATCACGGGCGCCGACATGCCTACGCCCTACTGCGTGATTCCGTGGACGCGCGACGAAACGGCGCTGTGCGTGGACCGCGTTCGCTTCATCGGCGACGCCGTGGCCGCGGTGGCGGCCGACGACGAGGATACCGCCAACGCCGCGCTCGAGTTGATCGACATCGCTTACGAGCCGCTGGAGCCGTTCTTCGACCCTCGGGAAGCGCTCGAGCCGGGCGACAAGGAGCCCATCCACGCCGCCAAGAAGCCGGGGCACAACGGCAACATCACGAAGACCGTCCGGCTGGAATTCGGCGACGTGGACGACCTCATGGACGGCGCCGAGGTGGTCGTCGAAGGCGACTACCACTTCGAGGGCACCACGCATACGCCCATCGAGCCGCACTGCGCCATCGGCTACTTCGACCCGGCGGGCAAGCTGACGGTGTGGTCCGCCACCCAGGTGCCGCACTACCTGCACCGCGAGCTCGCGCGCGTGCTGGAGCTGGACGTGGCGCGCGTGCGCGTCGTGCAGCCCGCGGTGGGGGGCGCGTTCGGCGGCAAATCCGAGCCCTTCGACCTCGAGTTCTGCGTCGCCAAGCTGTCGCAGATCACGGGCCGCCCGGTGAAGATCCTGTACACCCGCGAGGAGGTGTTCTACGCGCACCGCGGCCGCCACCCCATGCGCATGCGCTTCCGCCTGGGCGCGAGCGCCGACGGCAAGCTCCAGGCGGTCGACAACGAGACGCTGATCGACGGCGGCGCCTACGCGTCGTTCGGCCTGGTGACGACCTACTATTCCGGGCAGCTCCTGCCGCCGCCCTATGACTTCCCGGCTTACCGGTTCGACTCGACCCGCGTCTACACCAACAAGCCGCCGTGTGGACCCAAGCGCGGGCACGGCTCGGTGCAGCCGCGGTTCGCCTTCGAGGTGCAGCTCGACAAGCTCTCGGAAACCCTGGGGATCGATCCGATCGAGCTGCGCCGGCGCAACTTCCTGGGCGCCAACACGCGCACCGTGAACGAGCTGCGCATCCAGTCGAACGGCTTTCTGGACTGCCTGGCGGAGGTGGAGCGCGCCTCCGACTGGAGCGCGAGGTGGAGGCGCATGGAGTACGGCCGCGGCGTGGGCGTGGCGGGTTCCTGCTACATCTCGGGCACCAACTACCCGATCTACCCCAACGACATGCCGCAGGCCGCGGTGTCGGTGCAGGTGGAGCGCTCCGGCCGCGTAACGGTGTTCAGCGGGGCGTCGGAGATCGGTCAGGGCAGCGACAGCATGGTGGCGTACGTGGTCGCCGAAGAGCTGGGCGTGCCCATCTCCTACGTGCGCGTCGTGTCGGCGGACACCGACCTCGTCCCGGTCGATCTGGGGGCGTACTCCTCGCGCGAGACGTTCATGGTGGGCAACGCGTGCGTGCAGGCGGCTCGGGCGATCCGGGAGCGCGTCGTGCAGGCGGTGGCCGAGGCGTGGAGCGAGGGCTGGAGCGGCGAGTCCGACCACACCCGGGAGGGCGAGGGCCCCGCGTTTCCGCGGAAACGCGTCGCGCTGGCCGGGGGGTGGGCGTTCGACGTGCGTGACACGGAGCGCAAGATGCCGATCGCCGAAGCCTTCAACCTGGGCGAGGCGCGCTTCGGCACGCTGGGCTCGGTGGGCCACTACAACACCCCCAAGCAGGGCGTGCACGGAGACTACCGGGGAGGGACGATAGGCGCGTCGCCCGCGTACTCGTTCACCGCGCACGTGGCCGAGGTATCGGTCGACCCCGAGACCGGCGTGGTTGACGTGGAGAAGATCTGGATCGCGCACGACTGCGGCCGCGCGTTGAACCCCGTTCTGGT
This region of Gemmatimonadota bacterium genomic DNA includes:
- a CDS encoding molybdopterin cofactor-binding domain-containing protein, with product MRPEELRPRQARDAATEEELRAIIEREFAVIGRGHGTVDGLDKATGRKVYTDDIALPAMLHAKILRSTEAHARISSIDASRALALPGVHAVITGADMPTPYCVIPWTRDETALCVDRVRFIGDAVAAVAADDEDTANAALELIDIAYEPLEPFFDPREALEPGDKEPIHAAKKPGHNGNITKTVRLEFGDVDDLMDGAEVVVEGDYHFEGTTHTPIEPHCAIGYFDPAGKLTVWSATQVPHYLHRELARVLELDVARVRVVQPAVGGAFGGKSEPFDLEFCVAKLSQITGRPVKILYTREEVFYAHRGRHPMRMRFRLGASADGKLQAVDNETLIDGGAYASFGLVTTYYSGQLLPPPYDFPAYRFDSTRVYTNKPPCGPKRGHGSVQPRFAFEVQLDKLSETLGIDPIELRRRNFLGANTRTVNELRIQSNGFLDCLAEVERASDWSARWRRMEYGRGVGVAGSCYISGTNYPIYPNDMPQAAVSVQVERSGRVTVFSGASEIGQGSDSMVAYVVAEELGVPISYVRVVSADTDLVPVDLGAYSSRETFMVGNACVQAARAIRERVVQAVAEAWSEGWSGESDHTREGEGPAFPRKRVALAGGWAFDVRDTERKMPIAEAFNLGEARFGTLGSVGHYNTPKQGVHGDYRGGTIGASPAYSFTAHVAEVSVDPETGVVDVEKIWIAHDCGRALNPVLVAGQMEGSAYMGAAEAIMEEQVFKGADEGKAGLHDAPSLLDYRIPTSLDTPEFESLIVESVDPDGPYGAKEAGEGPLHPSIPAIANAIFDAVGVRMDEMPFSPPRVWAALRDEGDGARARWEACREGRAPEAAPAGVTRGGAEAST
- a CDS encoding DinB family protein, which encodes MSQAPTTLLEEALEAWAYTRSGVLDEAENIPDDGYDWRPHPEAKSVRELLLHVTEAGLMMAGELGRPDGDFKRLAFQQLIAEHAAGLPVDAGPTALRKLLQETLEDGLGKLRAAGEVGILQTVRRFDGQYGTRLAWLHHGISHEEYHRGQLATYARSMGLVPALTKLIHGA